From a region of the Tateyamaria omphalii genome:
- the lptB gene encoding LPS export ABC transporter ATP-binding protein: MAAPDLKVAEGSSGLRISHLRKSYRKKLVIRDFSMELNRGEVVALLGPNGSGKTTTFYAVAGLVTAEGGTVTLDGTDVSSLPMYRRAQMGIGYLPQEMSIFRGLSVQDNILAILDITEPDRHKRRERLEELLSEFSIEHLRRAPALALSGGERRRVEIARSLAANPKYLLLDEPFAGVDPISVGDIRHLVADLKKRGIGVLITDHNVRETLEIVDRAYILHDGQVLMSGTPQDVVQNENVRRVYLGENFRIG; the protein is encoded by the coding sequence ATGGCGGCCCCAGATCTGAAAGTGGCTGAGGGGTCATCCGGACTGCGCATTTCGCACTTGAGGAAATCCTACCGCAAGAAGCTGGTGATCCGTGACTTTTCCATGGAACTGAACCGGGGCGAGGTTGTCGCACTGCTGGGCCCGAACGGGTCGGGCAAGACCACCACATTCTATGCCGTGGCCGGGTTGGTGACTGCCGAAGGAGGGACCGTCACGTTGGATGGGACCGATGTCAGCAGCCTGCCCATGTACCGGCGTGCACAGATGGGCATCGGCTATCTGCCTCAGGAAATGAGCATCTTTCGCGGCCTGAGTGTGCAGGACAATATCCTTGCCATCCTCGACATCACCGAACCGGACCGTCACAAGCGGCGCGAACGGCTTGAGGAGTTGTTGAGCGAGTTTTCGATCGAGCATTTGCGCCGCGCACCCGCGCTGGCCCTGTCAGGGGGCGAACGGCGGCGGGTTGAAATTGCGCGCTCATTGGCGGCCAATCCGAAATATCTGCTGTTGGACGAACCCTTTGCCGGGGTTGATCCGATCTCGGTCGGGGATATTCGCCATCTGGTCGCTGATCTGAAGAAGCGTGGCATTGGAGTGCTGATCACGGACCATAACGTGCGCGAAACACTCGAGATTGTGGATCGGGCGTACATCTTGCATGACGGGCAAGTTCTGATGTCAGGAACGCCTCAAGACGTCGTTCAAAACGAGAATGTGCGCCGTGTCTATTTGGGCGAAAACTTCCGTATCGGGTGA
- a CDS encoding KpsF/GutQ family sugar-phosphate isomerase: MNSKTPFLDTARRVIRTEAEALGVLADGLDDRFRTAIDVLLNASGRVIVTGIGKSGHIARKIAATLASTGTPAQFVHPAEASHGDLGMVTRADVVLAISNSGEAPELANMISFSRRFDIPLIGITKAPKSALGVACDVVLQLPDLGEACGTGVVPTTSTTLTLAMGDALAVALMEHREFTAEHFREFHPGGKLGAQLARVSDLMHIGAAMPLVTEDTTMADALLEISEKGFGVVGITNEADRLVGIITDGDLRRHMSNGLLDLKAKEVMTISPRTIGPDVLAQEAVSIMNGRAGERSVTCLFVAEDNNGSTPKGLIHIHDCLRVGLG; this comes from the coding sequence ATGAACAGCAAGACGCCCTTTCTCGACACCGCGCGCCGCGTGATTCGGACCGAGGCCGAGGCGCTTGGCGTTCTGGCCGACGGGCTGGATGACAGGTTTCGCACTGCCATTGACGTTCTTCTGAACGCATCGGGCCGTGTGATCGTCACGGGGATCGGCAAATCCGGCCATATCGCGCGCAAGATCGCGGCAACACTGGCCAGCACCGGAACACCGGCGCAATTCGTACACCCGGCAGAGGCAAGCCATGGCGATCTGGGCATGGTGACGCGGGCCGACGTTGTGCTGGCCATTTCCAATTCGGGCGAGGCGCCGGAACTGGCCAACATGATCTCGTTTTCGCGCCGGTTCGACATCCCGCTGATAGGGATCACCAAGGCGCCGAAGAGTGCATTGGGGGTCGCATGCGATGTCGTCCTGCAATTGCCGGATCTGGGCGAGGCATGCGGCACGGGTGTCGTGCCGACGACGTCTACAACACTCACGCTTGCGATGGGTGATGCGCTGGCCGTGGCACTGATGGAGCACCGGGAATTTACCGCCGAACATTTCCGCGAGTTTCATCCCGGTGGCAAACTCGGCGCGCAGCTTGCCCGCGTATCCGACCTGATGCACATAGGCGCAGCCATGCCGCTGGTCACAGAAGACACGACGATGGCCGATGCACTGCTTGAGATCAGCGAAAAGGGTTTTGGCGTTGTGGGCATCACGAACGAAGCCGACCGTTTGGTCGGGATCATCACCGATGGTGACCTGCGGCGCCACATGAGCAACGGCTTGCTGGACTTGAAGGCGAAGGAGGTGATGACCATCTCACCAAGAACAATCGGCCCGGATGTCTTGGCACAGGAAGCCGTCAGCATCATGAACGGGCGCGCAGGTGAAAGATCGGTGACGTGCTTGTTCGTGGCCGAGGACAACAACGGCAGCACGCCCAAGGGTCTCATTCACATCCACGACTGCTTGCGCGTGGGACTGGGGTAA
- the paaZ gene encoding phenylacetic acid degradation bifunctional protein PaaZ — MRQVHSFAAGAWVPPGLGARPIASAVTGDVIAEAGNDALDVRGMRAYARDVGGPALRAMKFHERAKMLKALALYLREHRQALYDLSFDTGATQADHLIDVDGGIGTMLVFASKGRREMPDAQVYLDGPPEQLGRGGQFFGQHICTPLQGVAVHINAFNFPVWGMLEKVAPTLLAGVPAIVKPATATSYVTEACVRLMIGSGYLPDGALQLVSGGVGDLLDHLDCQDVVTFTGSADTARGLRGNPNLLNNAVRFTAEQDSLNASVLGPDAGPGTPEFDLFVNEVQREMTAKAGQKCTAIRRIMVPEAHVEAVIAAIKQRLANVTIGDPRAEGTKMGALVSNTQKNDVIEKVEQIGAEAERVFGDPADFAMSDSRGAFLPPMLFHCADPDAAQAVHDVEAFGPVSTVMPYRDLNHAAALLNRGKGSLVASVITHDGDVAREITMASAAFHGRLYFNNRDSMAEATGHGAPLPHMVHGGPGRAGGGEELGGIRAVKHYMQRTAIQGSPDILTSIGQRWVPGAAEAADKPHPFRRPFGDLVLGDTFNSPSRKITLDDIETFAHFTGDTFYAHMDNDAAKANPFFPGRVAHGYLLLSFAAGLFVQPDPGPVLANTGLDNLRFMKPVEAGDSIKVRLTVKAKTPRNDEYGEVRWHVTLTTQDDDVVAEYELLTMNAH, encoded by the coding sequence ATGCGCCAGGTTCATTCGTTTGCCGCGGGGGCGTGGGTGCCGCCGGGGCTTGGCGCGCGGCCCATTGCCAGCGCCGTCACCGGTGATGTGATTGCCGAGGCGGGGAACGACGCGTTGGATGTGCGGGGCATGCGCGCCTATGCACGCGATGTGGGCGGCCCGGCCCTGCGGGCGATGAAATTTCATGAGCGCGCCAAGATGCTGAAGGCGCTGGCGCTGTACCTGCGAGAGCATCGGCAGGCGCTGTATGACCTCAGCTTTGACACGGGCGCCACGCAGGCGGACCACCTGATCGACGTGGATGGGGGCATCGGCACGATGCTGGTTTTTGCCTCGAAAGGGCGGCGCGAGATGCCGGATGCACAGGTGTATCTCGACGGCCCGCCCGAGCAATTGGGGCGGGGCGGTCAATTCTTTGGCCAGCACATCTGTACCCCGTTGCAGGGGGTGGCGGTGCACATCAATGCCTTCAACTTCCCAGTCTGGGGTATGCTGGAAAAGGTCGCGCCGACCTTGCTGGCCGGCGTGCCTGCCATCGTCAAACCGGCGACAGCGACGTCCTATGTGACCGAGGCGTGCGTGCGGCTGATGATCGGCAGCGGCTATCTGCCTGACGGTGCGTTGCAGCTGGTGTCGGGTGGTGTGGGCGATTTGCTGGACCATCTGGATTGTCAGGATGTGGTGACATTTACCGGCTCGGCAGACACCGCGCGCGGGCTGCGGGGCAATCCAAACCTCCTGAACAACGCGGTGAGGTTCACAGCGGAGCAGGACAGTTTGAATGCGTCGGTTCTTGGACCGGATGCGGGGCCGGGCACGCCCGAGTTCGATCTGTTCGTGAACGAAGTGCAGCGCGAGATGACGGCCAAGGCCGGGCAGAAGTGTACGGCCATCCGGCGGATCATGGTGCCCGAAGCGCATGTGGAAGCCGTGATCGCCGCGATCAAGCAGCGGCTGGCCAACGTGACCATTGGTGACCCTCGGGCTGAGGGCACAAAAATGGGCGCACTGGTCTCTAACACGCAGAAAAACGACGTTATAGAGAAGGTGGAACAGATCGGGGCAGAGGCGGAGCGGGTGTTCGGCGATCCCGCTGATTTCGCGATGTCCGACAGCCGGGGCGCGTTTCTGCCGCCCATGTTGTTTCACTGTGCCGACCCGGATGCCGCACAGGCCGTGCATGATGTCGAAGCGTTCGGCCCCGTGTCGACCGTTATGCCATACCGCGATCTGAACCATGCCGCGGCGCTGCTGAACCGGGGCAAGGGCTCGCTGGTGGCATCGGTCATCACCCATGATGGCGATGTGGCACGCGAGATCACTATGGCCTCAGCCGCGTTCCACGGGCGGCTCTACTTCAACAACCGCGACAGCATGGCAGAGGCGACGGGGCACGGTGCGCCCCTGCCGCATATGGTGCATGGCGGGCCAGGGCGGGCTGGTGGTGGCGAAGAGCTGGGCGGTATTCGTGCGGTCAAACACTATATGCAGCGCACAGCCATTCAGGGCAGCCCGGACATCCTGACGAGCATCGGGCAGCGATGGGTACCAGGGGCGGCGGAGGCGGCGGACAAACCGCATCCATTTAGGCGGCCCTTTGGCGATCTGGTGCTGGGCGACACGTTCAACAGCCCATCGCGCAAGATCACGCTCGACGATATCGAGACCTTTGCCCATTTCACCGGCGACACGTTCTATGCGCACATGGACAACGACGCGGCCAAAGCGAACCCGTTCTTTCCGGGCCGTGTGGCGCATGGCTATCTGCTGCTTAGCTTTGCGGCAGGTTTGTTCGTGCAGCCCGATCCGGGGCCGGTGCTTGCCAATACAGGCCTCGACAATCTGCGCTTCATGAAGCCGGTTGAGGCGGGCGACAGCATCAAGGTGCGCCTGACGGTCAAGGCCAAGACGCCGCGCAACGATGAATACGGCGAGGTCCGTTGGCACGTGACATTGACCACCCAAGATGATGATGTGGTGGCTGAGTACGAACTGCTGACCATGAATGCCCACTGA
- a CDS encoding PaaX family transcriptional regulator C-terminal domain-containing protein, with the protein MPTDTYSEALRSLSDLGPLRVWSLLVTVFGDLAPDRPLDGPTLSAVMAEIGIKPEASRVALHRLRSDGWVTSVKKGRNSLHSLTPKGRTDSDAARGRIYGDDQTSEAVVVLTHGMVDLDLTAFAQVAPRVFLCNPAQPLPSDAMRLTPDSLPNWLGPQIETETMRDAYKSLHAVLVNIAEELDNGLNPIQIAALRVLIVHAWRRLTLKHPHLPRAAHSADWRGHDCRALVLNLLNRYPRPDLDTIKPA; encoded by the coding sequence ATGCCCACTGACACCTATTCCGAAGCGCTGCGCAGCCTGAGTGACCTTGGCCCCTTGCGGGTTTGGTCCCTGTTAGTGACTGTTTTTGGCGACCTGGCACCGGACCGGCCACTGGATGGGCCGACGTTGTCTGCCGTCATGGCAGAGATCGGGATCAAGCCCGAAGCGTCGCGTGTCGCCCTGCACCGCTTGCGCAGCGACGGGTGGGTCACGTCGGTCAAGAAGGGGCGCAACAGTCTGCACAGCCTGACTCCCAAGGGTCGGACGGACAGTGATGCCGCGCGTGGACGCATTTACGGAGACGATCAGACAAGCGAGGCCGTCGTTGTTCTGACGCACGGGATGGTGGATCTGGACCTCACTGCATTCGCGCAAGTCGCGCCCCGCGTGTTCCTGTGCAATCCGGCCCAACCGCTGCCGTCGGACGCAATGCGTTTGACCCCGGACAGCCTGCCGAACTGGCTGGGTCCTCAGATCGAGACGGAGACGATGCGCGATGCGTACAAGTCCCTGCACGCGGTCCTCGTTAACATAGCCGAAGAGCTGGACAATGGGCTGAACCCGATCCAAATCGCGGCCCTGCGCGTCCTGATCGTGCATGCGTGGCGGCGGCTGACGTTGAAGCACCCGCATTTGCCACGGGCCGCGCATTCTGCCGATTGGCGCGGGCATGATTGCCGAGCCCTCGTTCTGAACCTGCTCAACCGCTATCCGCGCCCCGATTTGGATACGATCAAACCTGCCTAA
- a CDS encoding ribonuclease D: MTNHLHISDLPDDLDLGPVVAIDCETMGLNPHRDRLCVVQLSGGDGNAHIVQIKLGQTEAPNLCRLLEDPDVLKLFHFGRFDIAAMLNAFGAVTAPVYCTKIASRLIRTYTDRHGLKNLLQEMLGIDISKQQQSSDWGADTLTDAQLEYAASDVLYLHKLRVVLNERLEREGRMEIAQACFDFLPMRARLDLAGWPETDIFAHS; encoded by the coding sequence ATGACGAACCATTTGCATATTTCCGACCTGCCGGACGACCTTGATCTAGGGCCTGTCGTGGCCATTGACTGCGAAACCATGGGTCTGAATCCCCACCGTGACCGGCTGTGCGTCGTGCAGCTTTCGGGCGGCGACGGCAACGCGCATATCGTCCAGATCAAGCTGGGCCAGACCGAAGCACCGAACCTGTGCCGCCTGCTTGAAGACCCCGATGTGCTCAAGCTGTTTCACTTTGGCCGCTTTGACATCGCGGCCATGCTGAACGCCTTTGGCGCTGTCACAGCGCCTGTCTATTGCACCAAGATCGCAAGCCGCCTGATCCGCACCTATACCGACCGGCACGGGCTGAAAAACCTGTTGCAGGAAATGCTGGGCATCGACATTTCGAAGCAGCAGCAATCCAGCGACTGGGGCGCCGACACGCTGACGGATGCACAATTGGAATATGCGGCATCAGACGTGCTGTACCTGCACAAACTGCGCGTCGTGCTGAACGAGCGGCTGGAACGTGAAGGGCGGATGGAGATCGCGCAGGCCTGTTTCGACTTTCTGCCGATGCGGGCCCGCCTTGATCTTGCGGGATGGCCCGAGACGGACATCTTTGCCCACTCATGA
- the lptA gene encoding lipopolysaccharide transport periplasmic protein LptA produces MGLISPLYAQGTQVAFGSIQQDTSAPVEVSADELNVDQDTGAAVFTGNVVIGQGEMRLSAPRVLVIYREDQAGIERMEATGGVTLVSGPDAAESRRADYSIDTGLIVMTGDVLLTQGQSAIASERMTVNLEDGTARMQGSVKTILQTGNN; encoded by the coding sequence ATGGGTCTGATCTCACCTCTTTATGCACAGGGCACGCAAGTGGCCTTTGGCTCCATCCAACAGGACACATCGGCCCCGGTCGAGGTCAGCGCGGATGAACTGAACGTGGATCAGGACACAGGCGCAGCAGTATTCACAGGCAATGTCGTCATCGGCCAGGGCGAGATGCGCTTGTCCGCCCCGCGCGTTCTCGTGATCTACCGTGAGGACCAGGCTGGAATCGAACGGATGGAAGCCACGGGAGGAGTCACGCTGGTGTCCGGTCCGGACGCTGCCGAATCGCGGCGTGCGGATTACAGCATCGACACCGGACTGATCGTGATGACGGGGGATGTTCTGCTGACCCAGGGGCAAAGCGCCATCGCTTCCGAAAGGATGACGGTCAACCTCGAAGACGGGACCGCACGCATGCAAGGCAGCGTCAAAACGATCCTGCAAACTGGCAACAACTGA
- a CDS encoding DUF5927 domain-containing protein has protein sequence MSVGIVMLVHTALDRAEQAARYWATGGCPVVIHVDVNVPRQTYNAFAKALSDVPIIKFSKRFRCEWGTWGIVAASQAASEMMLAEFADVRHVYLASGSCLPLRPVDELVDYLADRPRTDFIESATTADVPWTVGGLDHERFTLRFPFSWKRNRLLFDKYVDLQRKLGMKRKIPAGIVPHMGSQWWCLTRQTLSAILQGPDRKEYDAYFKQVWIPDESYYQTLARQYSIEIESRSLTLSKFDFQGKPHIFYDDHLQLLRRSDCFVARKIWPHANRLYDAFLTDPAGAMKRTEPNPGKIDRIFAKAVERRTRGRAGLYMQSRFPNEDWENGVTAAPYSVFQGFTEIFENFEPWLAKATGARVHGHLFHPDRVEFADGEATLNGALSNSAEARDYNADAFLTNLIWNTRGERQCFQFGPDDNQDIIWKVAKDPNAQISVISGAWSVPLFRSNLNFMDIRKEAARLQKIESDHLDVLRSPYAKARIRSWTMAEFVEAPMEPLQGILDEIGLTRTRRLSEVPKLTNLTGFGQFLQNLKNQGMHPYLMGDFPVALGPKAAQDRPRKPYLVR, from the coding sequence GTGAGTGTCGGCATCGTCATGCTGGTCCATACTGCCCTGGACCGTGCTGAACAGGCTGCGCGCTACTGGGCAACGGGCGGATGTCCGGTGGTCATCCATGTCGATGTGAACGTGCCAAGGCAGACCTACAACGCCTTTGCCAAAGCGCTATCCGACGTGCCGATCATCAAGTTTTCCAAACGGTTCCGATGTGAATGGGGCACGTGGGGCATCGTTGCCGCCAGTCAGGCGGCGTCAGAGATGATGCTGGCGGAGTTTGCGGATGTGCGGCATGTCTACCTTGCATCTGGCTCGTGCTTGCCCTTGCGTCCTGTCGATGAGCTGGTGGATTACCTTGCCGACCGCCCAAGGACGGACTTTATCGAAAGCGCGACCACCGCTGACGTCCCATGGACCGTTGGCGGGCTGGACCACGAACGCTTTACCCTGCGCTTCCCGTTTTCATGGAAGCGGAACCGGTTGCTGTTTGACAAGTATGTCGACCTGCAGCGCAAACTTGGCATGAAACGCAAGATCCCGGCGGGCATTGTCCCGCACATGGGCAGCCAGTGGTGGTGTCTGACACGGCAAACGCTGTCGGCAATCCTACAAGGCCCGGACCGCAAGGAATACGACGCCTATTTTAAGCAGGTGTGGATCCCCGACGAAAGCTATTACCAAACGCTGGCGCGGCAGTACTCTATCGAGATCGAAAGCCGGTCCCTGACGCTGTCCAAGTTCGATTTTCAGGGCAAACCGCACATTTTCTATGACGACCACCTGCAGCTTTTGCGCCGGTCGGACTGCTTTGTCGCGCGCAAGATTTGGCCGCATGCCAACCGTCTGTATGATGCGTTTCTGACGGATCCCGCAGGAGCAATGAAACGGACAGAACCAAATCCGGGCAAGATCGACCGCATCTTTGCCAAGGCTGTCGAACGTCGGACACGCGGGCGCGCGGGGCTTTACATGCAGAGCCGGTTTCCGAATGAAGACTGGGAAAACGGCGTCACAGCGGCGCCCTATTCAGTATTCCAGGGCTTTACCGAAATCTTCGAGAATTTCGAGCCCTGGCTGGCCAAGGCAACCGGTGCGCGTGTGCATGGCCATCTGTTCCACCCTGATCGCGTCGAATTTGCAGATGGAGAGGCCACTCTCAACGGTGCGCTCAGCAACAGCGCCGAGGCGCGCGATTACAATGCGGATGCGTTTTTGACCAACCTGATCTGGAACACGCGGGGCGAGCGGCAGTGCTTTCAGTTCGGCCCCGACGACAACCAGGACATCATCTGGAAAGTGGCGAAAGATCCGAACGCTCAGATCTCTGTCATCTCTGGGGCCTGGTCTGTCCCGTTGTTCCGGTCCAACCTGAATTTCATGGATATCCGGAAAGAAGCGGCGCGCTTGCAGAAGATCGAAAGCGACCATTTGGACGTGTTGCGATCGCCCTACGCCAAGGCGCGTATTCGCAGTTGGACCATGGCCGAGTTTGTCGAAGCGCCGATGGAACCCTTGCAAGGCATCCTGGACGAGATTGGCCTGACCCGTACCCGGCGTTTGTCCGAAGTCCCCAAGCTCACGAACCTGACCGGGTTCGGCCAATTCCTGCAGAATCTGAAAAACCAGGGCATGCACCCATATCTGATGGGTGATTTCCCCGTGGCACTTGGCCCGAAGGCGGCCCAGGACCGGCCACGCAAACCCTACTTGGTGCGTTAA
- the hpf gene encoding ribosome hibernation-promoting factor, HPF/YfiA family has product MQYQISGKQIDIGEALQTHVRDDLGAVVQKYAERPTNAQVVFSKSAHEFVCEATVHLSTGLTAQAKAHATEIYAAFDGCSEKMEKQLRRYKRRLKDHHKERAQPVELSGAASYILASDVGADDSEPETLQPMIVAEMETKIPSLSVGEAVMQMELAGAPVLVFRNEGKDGLNVVYRREDGNIGWIDP; this is encoded by the coding sequence ATGCAGTATCAAATCAGTGGCAAACAGATCGACATCGGCGAAGCGCTGCAAACCCATGTTCGGGACGATTTGGGGGCGGTTGTCCAAAAATATGCCGAACGTCCGACCAACGCCCAGGTGGTGTTTTCCAAGTCAGCACATGAATTCGTCTGCGAAGCAACGGTGCACCTGTCCACCGGCCTGACGGCTCAGGCCAAGGCCCATGCCACTGAAATCTATGCCGCTTTTGACGGCTGTTCGGAGAAGATGGAAAAGCAGTTGCGCCGCTACAAGCGGCGGCTCAAGGACCATCACAAGGAACGCGCACAGCCGGTTGAACTCTCCGGCGCGGCCTCTTATATCCTCGCTTCTGACGTAGGCGCAGACGACTCGGAGCCCGAGACGCTGCAGCCGATGATCGTGGCCGAGATGGAAACCAAGATCCCATCCCTTTCGGTCGGTGAAGCGGTCATGCAAATGGAATTGGCGGGCGCCCCTGTGCTGGTGTTCCGGAACGAAGGGAAAGACGGGCTGAACGTAGTCTACCGTCGCGAGGACGGGAACATAGGCTGGATCGACCCGTAA
- a CDS encoding nodulation protein NodH, translating into MAIFDYFVVFAEMRTGSNFLETNLNAFDGISCHGEAFNPFFIGYPKSDDILGVTLAARDNDPKTLLREIRKAPGLSGFRYFHDHDPRIFDKIVEDPKCAKVVLTRNPVDSYVSWKIAQATGQWKLTDAKARKDSKATFDAHEFVAHLGALQEFQVTLLNRLQATGQTAFYLAYEDLQNLDVMNGLAKWLGVDSTLEALDKSLKVQNPSAMSDKVSNFTNMTDALSGLDRFNLTRTPNFEPRRGAAVPTYFASQTVPLMYLPIRGWPEDQALRWMQAIDGTEGGKPASKLSQNEMRDWMRSHPGHRSFSVLRHPLERAHAVFCHRILNTGKGGYAGIRSVLGKRYKMALPDDPSDSSYDKVAHRDAFAAFLRFLKANLNGQTSVRVDPDWASQAKSIEGFAEFVLPDRLIRRETMAHEFAELGATVGLASAPELAPAGMDAPYQLIDIYDAQIEELCRAAYTRDYLMFGFTDWTAA; encoded by the coding sequence ATGGCCATTTTCGACTACTTCGTTGTGTTCGCAGAGATGCGTACGGGGTCCAATTTTCTCGAAACGAACCTGAACGCATTTGACGGCATCTCGTGCCACGGAGAGGCGTTCAACCCCTTCTTTATCGGATATCCGAAAAGCGATGACATCCTGGGCGTAACCCTGGCCGCGCGGGATAACGACCCCAAGACTCTGTTGCGCGAAATCCGAAAGGCGCCGGGTTTAAGTGGCTTCCGCTACTTCCACGACCACGATCCCCGCATCTTCGACAAGATTGTCGAGGACCCGAAATGCGCCAAGGTTGTGCTGACCCGAAACCCGGTCGACAGCTACGTGTCCTGGAAGATCGCGCAGGCAACGGGCCAATGGAAACTGACCGACGCCAAGGCGCGCAAGGACAGCAAGGCGACCTTCGACGCCCATGAATTCGTCGCGCATCTCGGCGCGCTTCAGGAGTTTCAGGTCACGTTGCTGAATCGGTTGCAGGCCACAGGCCAGACGGCGTTTTACCTCGCTTACGAAGACTTGCAGAATTTGGACGTGATGAATGGTCTGGCCAAATGGCTGGGCGTCGACAGCACCCTTGAGGCGCTCGACAAGAGCCTGAAAGTTCAGAACCCAAGCGCAATGTCAGACAAGGTGAGCAACTTCACCAACATGACCGACGCCTTGTCGGGCCTGGATCGTTTCAACCTGACCCGTACCCCGAATTTCGAGCCGCGGCGCGGCGCGGCGGTCCCCACCTATTTCGCCAGTCAAACAGTGCCGCTCATGTACCTGCCAATCCGTGGCTGGCCCGAGGATCAGGCGTTGCGCTGGATGCAGGCAATTGACGGGACCGAGGGAGGCAAGCCGGCTTCGAAACTGTCGCAAAACGAAATGCGAGATTGGATGCGGTCGCATCCGGGCCACCGGAGTTTCAGCGTGTTGCGGCATCCGCTGGAGCGAGCGCACGCTGTGTTCTGCCACCGTATCCTGAATACCGGCAAGGGCGGTTATGCCGGAATTCGCTCTGTTTTGGGCAAACGGTACAAGATGGCGCTGCCCGATGATCCCAGCGATAGTTCCTATGACAAAGTGGCGCACCGCGATGCGTTTGCCGCTTTCCTTCGGTTCTTGAAGGCCAATCTAAACGGGCAGACCTCGGTGCGCGTCGACCCAGACTGGGCCAGCCAGGCCAAGTCGATCGAAGGGTTTGCGGAGTTCGTTCTGCCGGACAGATTGATCCGGCGTGAAACCATGGCGCATGAATTCGCAGAACTGGGTGCAACTGTCGGCCTCGCGTCGGCCCCGGAACTCGCCCCAGCGGGCATGGACGCGCCATACCAACTTATCGACATCTATGACGCGCAGATCGAAGAGCTGTGCCGCGCTGCCTATACGCGCGACTACCTGATGTTCGGGTTCACGGATTGGACGGCAGCCTAG
- a CDS encoding PTS sugar transporter subunit IIA — translation MTFGTLLTPEAVKVVTSASSKKRLFHEIGDLAQGAYDLNAALVVESLIAREALGPTGVGHGVALPHARIDGISDVIGAFVLLDKPIDFDAVDRQPVDIAFALFAPEEAGVEHLKALALVSRTLRDPAICTKLRANPDASTLYAILNEAKPAQAA, via the coding sequence ATGACTTTTGGGACCCTTTTGACACCCGAGGCGGTTAAGGTTGTGACCTCCGCCTCGTCCAAGAAACGGCTTTTTCACGAGATCGGCGATCTCGCGCAGGGGGCCTATGACCTGAATGCTGCCTTGGTGGTCGAGTCTCTGATCGCGCGAGAAGCGTTGGGGCCAACGGGTGTGGGCCACGGTGTGGCCCTGCCCCACGCGCGAATTGACGGGATTTCGGACGTCATCGGGGCTTTTGTCCTGCTCGACAAACCCATCGACTTTGACGCGGTTGATCGTCAGCCGGTTGACATCGCTTTTGCCCTATTTGCGCCTGAAGAAGCTGGCGTCGAACACCTCAAGGCACTGGCACTGGTGTCGCGCACCCTGCGTGATCCAGCCATCTGCACCAAGCTGCGCGCGAACCCTGATGCCAGCACGCTATATGCGATCCTCAACGAGGCGAAACCGGCGCAAGCCGCCTAG